In one Pseudomonas sp. Bout1 genomic region, the following are encoded:
- a CDS encoding GNAT family N-acetyltransferase, producing the protein MLEYVHQLARTRLQPVLWLEVLKTNESAQRFYQRHGFEHRAEIPFSTDIAAIPMVVMSHRLPR; encoded by the coding sequence TTGCTGGAGTATGTACATCAACTCGCACGTACCCGCCTGCAACCGGTGTTATGGCTCGAAGTACTCAAGACCAACGAAAGCGCCCAGCGTTTTTATCAACGCCACGGGTTTGAACACCGGGCAGAAATCCCTTTCAGTACTGACATCGCAGCGATCCCAATGGTGGTCATGTCTCACCGTCTGCCCCGGTAA
- a CDS encoding ABC transporter permease, translated as MTIASNPNPVFDKPVALTERRRSAVLEWVMRYNFVFIFLFAVVVATFLSDDFLTFGNIANLFQQGAIVGIIAIGMTFVILTANIDLSVGSLCAFGGILVAVLLQQQVSGWLAVPATLLVGLAIGTVMGSLTVFGKVPSFIITLAGLVSLRGATFLASDGAPIGGLPASFTAFGSAMIDIWPSAGIAFPVLGLIFILITVIAWLVLRYTVFGEYVLATGGNLEAARLSGVPVRAVTIAVFAICGGLAAFAGLLMTSRLHVGQPTAAQGLELDAIAAVVLGGTSLFGGRGSVVGTAVAVMLLQVLRNIFNLLGLGSFYQMAITGVIIVLAILLNRLIDHYAGRT; from the coding sequence AAGCCCGTCGCCCTCACAGAGCGTCGCCGCAGTGCGGTGCTGGAGTGGGTGATGCGCTACAACTTCGTGTTCATTTTCCTGTTTGCCGTGGTGGTGGCGACGTTCCTGTCGGACGACTTCCTGACCTTCGGCAACATCGCCAACCTGTTCCAGCAGGGTGCGATAGTGGGGATCATCGCCATCGGCATGACCTTCGTCATTCTCACGGCCAACATCGACCTGTCGGTGGGCAGCCTGTGTGCCTTCGGCGGGATCCTGGTGGCCGTACTCCTGCAACAGCAGGTCAGCGGCTGGTTGGCGGTGCCGGCCACGCTGCTGGTGGGCCTGGCCATTGGCACGGTGATGGGCAGCCTGACGGTGTTTGGCAAAGTGCCGAGCTTTATCATCACCCTGGCCGGGTTGGTGTCACTGCGCGGGGCGACGTTTCTGGCCTCTGACGGTGCGCCGATTGGCGGGCTGCCGGCCAGCTTCACCGCGTTCGGTTCGGCCATGATCGACATCTGGCCCAGCGCCGGTATCGCGTTCCCGGTGCTGGGGCTGATCTTCATCCTGATCACCGTCATCGCCTGGTTGGTGCTGCGCTACACGGTGTTTGGCGAGTATGTGCTGGCCACCGGCGGTAACCTGGAGGCCGCGCGGCTGTCCGGGGTGCCGGTGCGGGCGGTGACGATCGCGGTGTTCGCCATCTGCGGCGGCCTGGCGGCGTTTGCCGGCTTGTTGATGACCTCACGCCTGCACGTCGGCCAACCGACCGCTGCCCAGGGCCTGGAACTGGATGCGATTGCCGCCGTAGTACTCGGTGGCACCAGCCTGTTCGGCGGGCGCGGCAGTGTCGTCGGCACTGCAGTGGCCGTGATGCTGCTGCAGGTGTTGCGCAATATCTTCAACCTGCTGGGGCTGGGGTCGTTCTACCAGATGGCGATCACCGGGGTGATCATCGTGCTGGCGATTTTGCTCAACCGCTTGATCGACCATTACGCCGGCCGTACCTGA
- a CDS encoding DinB family protein, with amino-acid sequence MTRTEQIALMASYNQWMNRKVYEAAGGLSDEDLITDRGAFFGSILGTLNHLALGDRVWLKRFAKHPAGFAALAPLSPVESPPRLDHLAFANIRELAAHRAWLDQIIIEWAQSISEAQLDQPLQYRNMAGTAMSKNFHALLIHFFNHQTHHRGQVTTLLTQAGRDVGDTDLLALMD; translated from the coding sequence GTGACCCGTACCGAGCAGATTGCCTTGATGGCGAGCTACAACCAGTGGATGAACCGCAAGGTGTATGAAGCGGCCGGTGGCCTGAGCGACGAGGATTTGATTACCGACCGTGGCGCGTTCTTCGGGTCGATTCTCGGCACGCTGAACCACCTGGCACTGGGTGACCGCGTCTGGCTCAAGCGTTTCGCCAAACATCCGGCGGGGTTTGCCGCGCTGGCGCCGTTAAGCCCCGTGGAGTCGCCGCCACGCCTGGACCATCTGGCATTCGCCAACATCCGTGAACTGGCGGCCCATCGCGCCTGGCTCGATCAGATCATCATCGAATGGGCGCAATCAATCAGTGAGGCGCAGCTGGACCAGCCCCTGCAATATCGCAACATGGCAGGCACGGCCATGAGCAAGAATTTTCACGCCCTGCTGATACACTTTTTCAACCACCAGACCCACCACCGGGGCCAGGTGACAACACTGCTGACGCAGGCCGGGCGCGATGTGGGCGACACCGACCTGCTGGCGCTGATGGACTAG
- the mgtA gene encoding magnesium-translocating P-type ATPase codes for MSAVKTPKLHKKNGTDTKLSMRAAREAQNGLSATLANVRATKDGLTELDASARLQREGYNEVAHDKPPHAIVQFLQALNNPFIYVLLTLGAISFVTDYWLPLRAGEEADLTKVIIIMTMVILSSLLRFWQEHRSAKSAEALKAMVRTTATVLRREQVGSRPTLREVPMRDLVAGDIVQLSAGDMIPADIRLIESRDLFISQAVLTGEALPVEKYDTLGDVTQKSATSTAADQGNLLDLPNICFMGTNVVSGRAQAVVVATGPRTYFGSLAKAIVGSRVQTAFDRGVNSVSWLLIRFMLVMTPIVFFLNGFSKGDWSDALLFALAVAVGLTPEMLPMIVSANLAKGATAMAKRKVVVKRLNAIQNFGSMDVLCTDKTGTLTQDKIILEHHVNAFGNRDDSVLTLAWLNSHHQSGMKNLMDQAVVQFSEQNPKFQIPFAYSKVDELPFDFIRRRLSIVVKDAQHDHLLVCKGAVEEMLGISTHVMEGDVAVELDDRRRNELLAIAQDYNEDGFRVLVLATRNIPKAVARKQYTTTDERNLVIRGFLTFLDPPKETAGPAIAALREIGVAVKVLTGDNAIVTSKICRQVGLEPGEPLLGVEIEAMDDATLKLRVEERTVFAKLTPLQKSRVLKTLQSNGHTVGFLGDGINDAPALRDADVGISVDSATDIAKESADIILLEKSLMVLEEGVLKGRETFGNIMKYLNMTASSNFGNVFSVLVASAFIPFLPMLSIHLLLQNLMYDISQLALPWDKMDKEYLAKPRKWDAKNIGRFMIWIGPTSSIFDMTTFALMWYVFSANSVEMQTLFQSGWFIEGLLSQTLVVHMLRTRKIPFFQSNAAWPVMMMTCIVIALGIYVPFSPLGAMVGLEPLPLAYFPWLVGTLVAYCCVAQLMKTIYIRRFKQWY; via the coding sequence ATGAGCGCAGTAAAAACCCCGAAACTGCACAAGAAAAACGGCACCGACACCAAGCTGTCGATGCGTGCCGCCCGCGAAGCCCAGAACGGCCTCTCGGCGACCCTCGCCAATGTCCGGGCAACCAAGGATGGCCTGACCGAGCTGGATGCCTCTGCTCGCCTGCAACGTGAAGGCTACAACGAGGTGGCCCACGACAAGCCGCCGCACGCCATCGTGCAATTCCTCCAGGCACTGAACAACCCGTTCATCTATGTGCTGCTGACCCTGGGCGCCATCAGCTTCGTCACGGACTATTGGCTACCGCTGCGTGCCGGTGAAGAAGCCGACCTGACCAAGGTCATCATTATCATGACCATGGTCATACTCAGCAGCCTGCTGCGGTTCTGGCAGGAACACCGTTCGGCCAAGTCCGCCGAGGCCTTGAAGGCCATGGTGCGCACCACCGCCACCGTGCTTCGCCGCGAGCAAGTAGGTTCCAGGCCGACCTTGCGAGAAGTGCCGATGCGCGACCTGGTGGCCGGCGATATCGTGCAACTGTCTGCCGGCGACATGATCCCGGCCGACATCCGCCTGATCGAGTCCCGCGACCTGTTCATCAGCCAGGCCGTGCTGACCGGCGAAGCCTTGCCGGTAGAGAAGTACGACACCCTGGGGGACGTCACGCAAAAATCCGCCACGTCCACGGCGGCCGACCAGGGCAACCTGCTGGACCTGCCGAACATCTGCTTCATGGGCACCAACGTGGTCAGTGGCCGGGCGCAAGCCGTGGTGGTTGCTACCGGCCCGCGCACCTACTTTGGCTCCCTGGCCAAGGCGATCGTCGGCTCCCGGGTGCAAACCGCGTTTGACCGTGGGGTGAACAGTGTCAGTTGGCTGCTGATCCGCTTCATGCTGGTAATGACGCCAATCGTGTTCTTCCTCAACGGTTTCTCCAAGGGTGACTGGAGTGATGCCCTGCTGTTCGCCCTGGCGGTTGCGGTTGGCCTGACCCCGGAAATGCTGCCGATGATCGTCAGCGCCAACCTGGCCAAGGGTGCTACTGCCATGGCCAAGCGCAAGGTGGTGGTCAAGCGCCTCAACGCGATCCAGAACTTCGGCTCAATGGACGTGCTGTGCACCGACAAGACCGGCACCCTGACCCAGGACAAGATCATCCTCGAACACCACGTCAATGCCTTTGGCAACCGTGATGACTCGGTGCTGACCCTGGCCTGGCTCAACAGCCATCACCAAAGCGGCATGAAGAACCTGATGGATCAGGCGGTCGTACAGTTCTCGGAACAGAATCCGAAGTTCCAGATACCGTTCGCCTACAGCAAGGTCGACGAGCTGCCATTCGACTTTATCCGCCGTCGCCTGTCGATTGTGGTCAAGGACGCGCAACACGATCACCTGCTGGTGTGCAAGGGTGCGGTCGAGGAGATGCTGGGCATTTCCACCCATGTGATGGAAGGCGACGTTGCGGTCGAGCTGGATGATCGTCGTCGCAACGAGTTACTGGCGATTGCCCAGGATTACAACGAAGACGGCTTTCGGGTGCTGGTGCTGGCCACCCGCAACATTCCCAAGGCCGTTGCACGCAAGCAGTACACCACGACCGATGAGCGCAACCTGGTGATCCGTGGTTTCCTGACGTTCCTTGATCCACCCAAGGAAACCGCTGGCCCGGCAATCGCTGCCCTGCGCGAAATTGGCGTGGCGGTCAAAGTACTCACCGGCGACAACGCCATTGTCACCAGCAAGATCTGCCGCCAGGTCGGCCTGGAACCCGGCGAGCCACTGCTGGGCGTGGAAATCGAAGCGATGGACGACGCCACCCTCAAGCTGCGGGTTGAGGAGCGCACGGTGTTTGCCAAGCTGACGCCGCTGCAGAAGTCCCGGGTGCTCAAGACCTTGCAGTCCAACGGCCACACCGTGGGTTTCCTCGGCGACGGTATCAACGATGCGCCGGCCCTGCGGGATGCCGACGTGGGTATTTCGGTGGACAGCGCGACGGACATTGCCAAGGAATCGGCCGACATCATCCTGCTGGAAAAGAGCCTGATGGTGCTGGAAGAAGGCGTGCTGAAAGGCCGCGAGACCTTCGGCAATATCATGAAGTACCTGAACATGACCGCCAGCTCCAACTTCGGCAACGTGTTCTCGGTGCTGGTGGCCAGTGCGTTCATCCCGTTCCTGCCGATGCTGTCGATCCACCTGCTGCTGCAAAACCTGATGTACGACATCTCCCAACTGGCCTTGCCTTGGGACAAGATGGACAAGGAATACCTGGCCAAGCCACGCAAGTGGGATGCGAAAAACATTGGCCGTTTCATGATCTGGATCGGGCCGACCTCGTCGATCTTCGACATGACCACCTTTGCCCTGATGTGGTACGTGTTCTCGGCCAACAGTGTGGAAATGCAGACCCTGTTCCAGTCGGGCTGGTTCATCGAGGGGCTGCTCTCCCAAACCCTGGTGGTGCACATGCTGCGCACCCGCAAGATCCCGTTCTTCCAGAGCAACGCGGCATGGCCGGTGATGATGATGACCTGCATTGTGATCGCGCTGGGCATCTACGTGCCGTTCTCGCCGCTGGGCGCGATGGTGGGCCTGGAGCCGCTGCCACTGGCGTACTTCCCATGGCTGGTAGGCACCCTGGTCGCCTACTGCTGCGTGGCACAACTGATGAAAACCATCTACATCCGCCGCTTCAAGCAGTGGTACTGA
- a CDS encoding MFS transporter, protein MNLLKFSKSKNDNLYYTLSIFMNLDVQRSLFVLYLLQLGITQGEIGILQSFLFFSCVALEIPSGLLADRYGRKLSLIIGFLGLSISGVGFLLFSSFIPFAIIFCLFGASIAMGSGSDRALLYDNLLAEHRTEQYPKILSRARAIGAISLGLSMLLGGVLQDTWSWDIVYIAFAASKLAGAFVVTLIPEIHPQPTLLIYDTKNCTDNHDTSGILNSLVTFYVSKKGAFLIPLFVGYALFELATVPLFIYGQPFFSMQGLEVPLIAGIYAAVEGISAIMFIAAGFVCSRYSLGLIAVTTTAIVALLLFTLSLNIGIITSVVSFLLIMSIPAIYETSYETYIHANIESPIRASCVSAANLVNSVIIGISYTVFGGLLDAYGFSLTLIIVAASCFIGLLGVSATLLLGGQKTFKKQ, encoded by the coding sequence ATGAACCTGCTTAAATTCTCAAAGAGCAAGAACGATAATTTATATTATACCTTATCGATTTTTATGAATCTGGATGTTCAGAGAAGTCTGTTCGTGCTTTACTTACTGCAGCTGGGTATCACACAAGGGGAGATAGGTATTCTTCAATCTTTTTTATTTTTTTCTTGCGTAGCATTAGAAATTCCATCTGGTTTGCTCGCAGACCGATATGGTCGCAAACTTTCTCTTATCATCGGTTTTTTAGGGCTGTCTATCAGTGGAGTTGGCTTCTTGCTATTCTCCTCTTTTATTCCTTTCGCAATTATTTTTTGCCTATTCGGCGCCAGTATTGCTATGGGTTCCGGCTCAGACAGAGCACTATTATATGACAACTTACTAGCCGAGCATCGAACTGAACAATATCCTAAAATATTATCACGTGCCCGCGCTATCGGTGCAATTTCATTAGGTTTGTCTATGCTTCTTGGCGGTGTGCTACAAGACACTTGGTCTTGGGACATTGTTTATATTGCTTTTGCAGCTTCAAAGCTTGCCGGGGCTTTTGTTGTAACATTAATTCCTGAAATCCACCCCCAACCAACGCTACTAATTTACGACACAAAAAATTGCACAGACAATCACGATACTTCGGGCATTCTTAATTCGCTAGTGACTTTTTACGTTTCTAAAAAAGGCGCCTTTCTTATACCTTTGTTTGTTGGATATGCTTTATTCGAGCTTGCAACAGTCCCTTTATTCATCTATGGCCAGCCATTTTTTTCCATGCAGGGTTTGGAGGTGCCATTAATTGCTGGAATTTACGCTGCAGTCGAAGGCATATCGGCCATAATGTTTATCGCCGCGGGTTTTGTTTGCTCTAGATACTCTCTCGGTCTCATTGCTGTTACTACCACAGCTATTGTTGCGCTACTTCTTTTCACTCTATCATTGAATATCGGAATAATTACGTCAGTTGTAAGCTTTCTTCTAATCATGTCGATTCCCGCTATATATGAGACCTCATATGAAACGTATATTCATGCCAATATTGAGTCACCCATACGAGCGTCTTGCGTTTCTGCTGCAAATTTAGTTAATTCGGTTATTATCGGTATATCCTATACTGTCTTCGGTGGGTTATTAGATGCTTACGGTTTTTCGCTAACGTTGATTATAGTTGCAGCCTCCTGCTTCATTGGTTTACTTGGTGTAAGCGCAACATTGCTATTAGGTGGGCAAAAAACATTTAAAAAGCAATAG
- a CDS encoding DUF2188 domain-containing protein produces MSTPMLNKLHLNGYDIVQVNNGPWRVCTQTDRLASFGSREQALAYAAALPGYKARSRSAANQA; encoded by the coding sequence ATGAGCACGCCCATGCTGAACAAGCTGCATCTCAACGGCTACGACATCGTGCAGGTCAACAACGGCCCGTGGCGGGTCTGTACCCAAACTGATCGGCTGGCATCCTTCGGCTCCCGAGAGCAGGCATTAGCGTATGCCGCTGCGCTACCGGGGTACAAGGCGCGGTCGAGGTCTGCTGCCAATCAAGCTTGA
- a CDS encoding GFA family protein, with protein MSNQESQEGGCRCDRVRFIVTEKPLITMACHCTGCQKMSSSAFSLSALIPSHGFTIIQGNPVIGGLHGVDRHYCCPHCMSWMFSRPNGVEDLINLRPTMFDDVSGYVPFIETWTSEQLPWASTPAQHSFAQLPKREDFPALIQAYAEFSAG; from the coding sequence ATGAGCAATCAAGAGTCCCAGGAAGGCGGCTGCCGTTGTGATCGGGTACGGTTTATCGTGACCGAAAAACCGCTGATCACCATGGCGTGTCACTGCACCGGCTGCCAGAAGATGTCGTCCAGTGCATTCTCGTTAAGCGCGTTGATTCCCAGCCACGGATTCACCATCATCCAGGGCAACCCGGTGATCGGCGGATTGCACGGCGTAGACCGCCATTACTGCTGCCCCCACTGCATGAGCTGGATGTTTTCGCGCCCCAATGGCGTCGAGGATTTAATCAACCTGCGGCCCACCATGTTTGATGATGTCAGCGGCTATGTGCCGTTCATTGAGACCTGGACCAGTGAACAGCTGCCGTGGGCGTCCACCCCGGCGCAGCACAGCTTTGCCCAACTCCCGAAGAGGGAGGATTTCCCTGCACTGATACAGGCGTACGCCGAGTTCAGCGCCGGTTGA
- a CDS encoding tellurite resistance TerB family protein: protein MNTGDLLEQLLRAGQASTGQQGGSAPASQGGLGGLGGLLGGLLGGGGASAAGGGGLGGLLGGLGGMLGGTRAAPQGRTGGTNYAALASLGMMAFQAYQAWQRQQASAPQQALQTVDQLSGAQVEAHSHAVLRALIAAAKADGEIDEREQQMISAEIGKHTDDPQLQEWLDAEVAKPLNAADFAEFAGDPAVASEVYLVSVLLVDDQQDAERNYLDELAGHLKIDPALQVHLEQQAKGQV, encoded by the coding sequence ATGAATACCGGCGATCTACTGGAACAACTGCTGCGCGCGGGCCAGGCCTCGACGGGCCAGCAGGGCGGCTCTGCACCGGCGTCTCAGGGCGGGCTTGGTGGTTTGGGCGGGCTGCTCGGCGGTTTGCTGGGCGGCGGCGGTGCCTCGGCTGCAGGCGGTGGCGGCCTCGGTGGTTTGCTCGGTGGCCTGGGCGGCATGCTCGGCGGAACCCGTGCGGCGCCTCAGGGGCGCACAGGCGGTACCAACTACGCAGCGCTGGCGTCGCTGGGGATGATGGCATTCCAGGCGTATCAGGCCTGGCAGCGGCAACAGGCATCGGCGCCGCAGCAGGCGTTGCAGACGGTAGACCAACTGTCTGGGGCGCAAGTTGAAGCGCACAGCCACGCGGTGCTGCGCGCGTTGATCGCAGCGGCGAAGGCGGATGGCGAGATTGATGAGCGCGAGCAGCAGATGATTTCCGCAGAGATCGGCAAGCACACCGATGACCCGCAATTGCAGGAGTGGCTGGATGCCGAGGTGGCCAAGCCGCTGAATGCCGCGGATTTTGCCGAGTTCGCCGGGGACCCGGCGGTGGCGTCCGAGGTGTACCTGGTCAGCGTGCTGTTGGTGGATGACCAGCAGGATGCGGAGCGCAATTACCTGGACGAGTTGGCGGGGCACTTGAAGATTGATCCTGCGTTGCAGGTGCACCTGGAGCAGCAGGCCAAGGGGCAGGTTTAA
- a CDS encoding SLOG family protein, translated as MRVLICAGRHYADTKMSRQVLDAYHRLRPVQVLIHGGSQFLGSDVEDWARETGVDVVRYPPNWQRHGKHAERHRNRFMLTDSRPDVIIALPGGDDTSELVSQAKACGIHVLTVDS; from the coding sequence ATGCGCGTCTTGATCTGTGCAGGTCGTCATTACGCCGATACAAAAATGTCCCGCCAGGTGCTGGACGCCTACCACCGCTTGCGCCCGGTGCAGGTGTTGATCCACGGCGGCAGTCAGTTCCTGGGCAGCGACGTGGAGGACTGGGCCCGGGAAACGGGGGTGGATGTGGTGCGTTACCCACCCAACTGGCAACGCCATGGCAAGCACGCCGAACGCCATCGCAACCGCTTCATGCTCACCGACAGCCGCCCCGACGTGATCATCGCGCTGCCCGGTGGCGACGACACCTCGGAGCTGGTCAGCCAGGCCAAGGCCTGTGGCATTCATGTGCTGACCGTAGACAGCTGA
- a CDS encoding cupin-like domain-containing protein has protein sequence MTQQFRDSSLRHVSSPLHTDSFFVNSVLTMIVGEEKARLVSPSPTFAVSNGQDLFNSEITNDVLERGAEIFEGTISAGDAIYIPPRWWHNVINCGFTIAVQNLHVDTHRFSLFEQQMRGRVMYFKLKLQNS, from the coding sequence TTGACTCAGCAATTCCGAGACTCTTCTCTGAGACATGTATCAAGCCCTCTCCATACAGACTCTTTTTTCGTGAACTCTGTGTTAACCATGATTGTAGGTGAAGAAAAGGCACGCTTGGTATCACCCTCTCCCACATTTGCGGTTTCGAATGGACAAGATTTGTTTAATTCTGAAATTACTAATGACGTATTGGAGCGAGGTGCAGAAATTTTCGAGGGTACGATATCCGCGGGTGATGCCATTTATATCCCCCCGAGATGGTGGCATAACGTAATCAATTGCGGATTCACTATCGCGGTTCAAAACTTACATGTAGATACTCATAGGTTTTCACTTTTTGAGCAGCAAATGCGCGGGCGAGTCATGTACTTTAAACTTAAACTTCAAAACTCTTGA
- a CDS encoding HAD-IA family hydrolase, translating into MNALLSAPIKAVIFDMDGLLLDTEGIYTEVTQLIADRYGRTFDWSMKQNTIGLGAYELASYIVQAVGLPMSPETFLQERTPLMNARFPQAAAMAGAEALVRHLSAQGIPIAVGTSSSRHYFELKTTLHREWFALFDAIVTADDPKVGAAKPAPDIFLVAAERLGVAPADCLVFEDSPFGITAAKAAGMYAVAIPDPAMPREKFLHADGRLLSLEAFDLQAWGLPVRSVGSAFTGADGET; encoded by the coding sequence ATGAACGCACTGCTATCCGCGCCAATCAAGGCGGTGATCTTCGACATGGACGGCCTGCTGCTCGACACCGAAGGCATCTACACCGAAGTCACCCAGTTGATCGCCGACCGCTACGGCCGCACGTTTGACTGGAGCATGAAGCAGAACACCATCGGCCTGGGAGCTTATGAACTGGCCAGCTACATTGTGCAGGCGGTGGGCTTGCCGATGAGCCCGGAGACGTTTTTGCAGGAACGCACGCCGTTGATGAACGCGCGGTTTCCGCAGGCGGCAGCCATGGCCGGGGCCGAGGCGCTGGTGCGGCACTTGTCGGCCCAGGGCATTCCGATTGCGGTGGGCACGAGTTCATCGCGGCACTATTTCGAACTGAAAACCACCTTGCACCGGGAGTGGTTTGCCTTGTTCGACGCCATTGTCACTGCGGATGACCCAAAGGTGGGCGCTGCCAAACCGGCGCCGGATATCTTCCTGGTGGCCGCCGAGCGGCTGGGGGTGGCGCCTGCAGACTGCCTGGTGTTCGAAGATTCGCCATTCGGCATCACCGCGGCCAAGGCGGCGGGGATGTATGCGGTGGCCATCCCGGACCCGGCGATGCCTCGGGAGAAGTTCCTGCATGCAGATGGTCGGCTGTTGAGCCTGGAGGCGTTTGATTTGCAGGCGTGGGGGTTGCCGGTGCGCTCGGTGGGATCAGCCTTTACCGGGGCAGACGGTGAGACATGA